Proteins co-encoded in one Deltaproteobacteria bacterium genomic window:
- a CDS encoding 50S ribosomal protein L22 has translation METRAVTKFVRISPQKMRLVIDQIRGKGVEEALNILKFVPKRSAGVITKTLRTAVANAESTQSVDVDRLYVKRATVDGAGMWKRFMPRAQGRATKIRKRLSHVTIVLDEASERS, from the coding sequence ATGGAAACGCGCGCAGTTACTAAATTTGTCCGGATCTCGCCGCAAAAAATGCGCTTGGTGATCGATCAGATTCGCGGCAAGGGCGTCGAAGAAGCGCTCAACATTCTCAAGTTCGTGCCCAAGCGCTCAGCCGGGGTGATCACCAAGACGCTGCGCACGGCGGTCGCCAATGCGGAGAGCACCCAGAGCGTCGATGTCGATCGGCTCTATGTCAAGCGCGCCACGGTGGACGGCGCCGGCATGTGGAAGCGTTTTATGCCGCGGGCGCAGGGGCGGGCTACTAAAATTCGTAAGCGCCTGAGCCACGTGACGATCGTCCTCGACGAAGCCAGCGAGAGGAGTTAA
- the rpsS gene encoding 30S ribosomal protein S19 translates to MARSVKKGPFIDEHLVKKIAAMNQSRQKQVVRTWSRRSTITPDMVGHTIGVHNGRKFIPVFVSENMVGHKLGEFSPTRTFYAHSGDRKSEAKETSGAPRAAPGAAPAKS, encoded by the coding sequence ATGGCGCGTTCGGTAAAAAAAGGCCCTTTCATTGACGAGCACCTGGTAAAAAAGATCGCCGCGATGAATCAGTCACGGCAGAAACAGGTGGTGCGCACCTGGTCGCGCCGCTCGACGATCACTCCGGACATGGTGGGTCATACCATCGGAGTGCACAACGGTAGAAAATTCATTCCCGTTTTTGTTTCGGAAAACATGGTGGGCCACAAGCTTGGCGAGTTTTCGCCGACCCGAACATTTTATGCCCATTCGGGCGATCGGAAGTCCGAAGCCAAGGAGACTTCAGGAGCGCCGCGGGCGGCGCCGGGGGCGGCGCCCGCCAAGTCGTAA
- the rplB gene encoding 50S ribosomal protein L2, protein MAIKTYRPTSAGMRFRTGLTFDEITPKRPEKGLSEALRRSGGRSNTGRVTAHHRGGGHKRLYRLIDFKRNKKNIPAKVEAIEYDPNRTARIALLCYADGERRYILAPEKLQVGASVIAGDDNIDIQPGNSLPLKFIPVGTVVHNVELKIGKGGQLVRSAGSGAQLMAKEGSYALLKLPSGELRNVLAECRASIGQLGNLDQENVSMGKAGRMRWLGFRGATRGIAKNPVDHPHGGGEGRSKGNHPMTPWGKPTKGYKTRKNHQSDKYIVKGRKAK, encoded by the coding sequence ATGGCAATCAAGACTTATAGGCCCACTTCCGCAGGCATGCGTTTTCGCACCGGGCTGACGTTCGATGAAATTACGCCCAAGCGTCCGGAGAAGGGGCTAAGCGAGGCGCTTAGGCGCAGCGGCGGCCGCAGCAACACCGGCCGCGTGACGGCGCATCATCGCGGCGGCGGCCACAAGCGTTTGTACCGGTTGATCGATTTCAAGCGCAATAAAAAAAATATCCCGGCGAAAGTTGAAGCGATCGAATACGATCCCAACCGCACGGCGCGCATCGCGCTGTTGTGCTACGCCGACGGTGAGCGGCGCTACATTCTGGCGCCGGAAAAGCTCCAAGTGGGAGCTTCGGTGATCGCCGGCGATGATAACATCGACATTCAACCGGGTAATTCCTTGCCGCTAAAGTTTATCCCGGTTGGCACGGTCGTGCACAACGTCGAGCTCAAGATCGGCAAGGGCGGGCAGTTGGTGCGCAGTGCCGGCTCGGGCGCGCAATTGATGGCGAAAGAGGGCTCCTACGCGCTCCTCAAGCTGCCGTCGGGGGAGCTGCGCAACGTCTTGGCCGAGTGCCGCGCCAGCATTGGCCAACTCGGTAACTTGGATCAAGAAAACGTCTCCATGGGCAAGGCCGGTCGGATGCGCTGGTTGGGATTTCGCGGCGCCACTCGCGGTATAGCGAAGAACCCGGTCGATCATCCCCATGGCGGTGGTGAGGGGCGGTCTAAGGGCAATCATCCGATGACGCCTTGGGGCAAGCCCACCAAAGGCTACAAGACGCGCAAAAATCATCAATCCGACAAGTATATCGTCAAGGGAAGGAAGGCTAAGTAG
- a CDS encoding 50S ribosomal protein L23 translates to MKGPQDVIQAPLISEKGSLLAETTNQVLFKVKPDANKIEVKKAVEALFKVKVEKVRLARYLGKVRRIGRSMGRRSQWKKAYVTLKEGDRIDFFGGA, encoded by the coding sequence ATGAAGGGGCCACAGGACGTTATTCAAGCGCCTTTGATCTCGGAAAAGGGTTCGCTCTTGGCCGAGACGACCAATCAGGTCTTGTTCAAGGTCAAGCCTGACGCGAACAAGATCGAAGTCAAAAAGGCCGTCGAAGCGCTATTCAAAGTGAAAGTGGAAAAAGTTCGCTTGGCCCGCTATCTCGGCAAAGTCCGCCGCATCGGCCGCAGCATGGGGCGGCGTTCGCAATGGAAAAAGGCCTACGTAACGCTCAAAGAAGGCGATCGCATCGATTTTTTTGGCGGCGCGTAG